From a region of the Rhipicephalus microplus isolate Deutch F79 chromosome X, USDA_Rmic, whole genome shotgun sequence genome:
- the LOC142776657 gene encoding uncharacterized protein LOC142776657 isoform X2, translating to MPLLLRILRIQLGIRQQQREVLQEVRELKHERKHLLQIGGRGLREIGVNAMKAVLAHDVQVLYSLHGRKGKRAFVNLRLCRLVTDVICQKAGCDQAEALNFIRRWLPGSGDRCGGRKRRFRETFVVEQPDDPHSQSADYRLLAAAGFLPSHSSQGLHSTTVTVPPTQPDLQ from the exons atgc ctctattgctacggatcctgcggatccaacttggcatccggcagcaacaaagagaggttctgcaggaagTGCGAGAGCTGAAGCacgag cgcaagcacctcctgcagattgggggacgtggcctccgagaaattggtgtgaatgccatgaaggctgtattggcacatgacgtgcaagtgctgtacagccttcatggcaggaaagggaaaagggcctttgtgaacctgaggctctgtagattagtgacag atgtcatctgccaaaaagcagggtgcgaccaggcggaggccctcaactttattaggaggtggctgccagggtctggtgatcgctgtgggggcaggaagcggcgcttcagagaaacatttgttgtggagcagcccgatgatccccactctcagagtgcagattatcggctgctcgcggcagctggcttcctgcccagccacagcagccagggccttcacagcaccactgtcactgtgcccccaacgcaacctgacctgcagtag
- the LOC142776657 gene encoding uncharacterized protein LOC142776657 isoform X1, with protein sequence MYVLLYVSALLLRILRIQLGIRQQQREVLQEVRELKHERKHLLQIGGRGLREIGVNAMKAVLAHDVQVLYSLHGRKGKRAFVNLRLCRLVTDVICQKAGCDQAEALNFIRRWLPGSGDRCGGRKRRFRETFVVEQPDDPHSQSADYRLLAAAGFLPSHSSQGLHSTTVTVPPTQPDLQ encoded by the exons atgtatgtactcttgtatgtttcagctctattgctacggatcctgcggatccaacttggcatccggcagcaacaaagagaggttctgcaggaagTGCGAGAGCTGAAGCacgag cgcaagcacctcctgcagattgggggacgtggcctccgagaaattggtgtgaatgccatgaaggctgtattggcacatgacgtgcaagtgctgtacagccttcatggcaggaaagggaaaagggcctttgtgaacctgaggctctgtagattagtgacag atgtcatctgccaaaaagcagggtgcgaccaggcggaggccctcaactttattaggaggtggctgccagggtctggtgatcgctgtgggggcaggaagcggcgcttcagagaaacatttgttgtggagcagcccgatgatccccactctcagagtgcagattatcggctgctcgcggcagctggcttcctgcccagccacagcagccagggccttcacagcaccactgtcactgtgcccccaacgcaacctgacctgcagtag